One segment of Brassica napus cultivar Da-Ae chromosome C3, Da-Ae, whole genome shotgun sequence DNA contains the following:
- the LOC106373987 gene encoding uncharacterized protein LOC106373987 isoform X1, with translation MAYVPGSDIYDETTALDTFALLTEDDDMDLLEEEELMYHMPEDVYGVTNLPPLPRQMLRTNKGGGWRRVQRLMFESDKQCFDILRMNQGTFKNLCFMLRQYYKLEESQNVYHEESVAMFVEMVAQDLTVRALAERYQRSVDTVDRKLDQVLSALLKLVADIIKPSIGEFTTPSPVLVNNDRYMPFFEDCIGALDGTHLPVRPPSDNPEPYRGRKGELTINVLAICNLKMQFIYAYVGVPGRAHDTKVLTHCATHEPFFPHPPDGKYYLVDSGYPTRTSYLGPHCRTRYHLDQFARGGPPTNSRELFNRRHASLRSVIERTFGVWKAKWRILDRKHPKYDVIKWVKIVTATMALHNFIRDSSDEDCDFTYWETINEYEHHGDQAVEELEHTPYLPSGDRAMDIRRDAITERIARGSRLPY, from the exons ATGGCATATGTCCCTGGAAGTGAT ATATACGACGAGACAACAGCATTAGATACATTCGCATTGCTAACTGAGGATGATGATATGGATTTGTTAGAAGAGGAAGAGCTCATGTATCATATGCCAGAAGATGTTTATGGAGTTACAaatcttcctcctcttcctcgaCAAATGCTCAGAACAAACAAAGGTGGAGGTTGGCGCCGTGTTCAGCGCCTCATGTTTGAGAGTGACAAGCAATGTTTTGACATCTTAAGGATGAATCAAGGTACTTTTAAGAATTTGTGCTTTATGCTTCGACAATACTACAAACTTGAAGAATCACAAAACGTCTATCATGAAGAGAGTGTGGCAATGTTTGTTGAAATGGTTGCACAAGATTTAACAGTTCGAGCTTTAGCTGAGAGATATCAACGTTCAGTAGATACGGTGGATAGAAAACTAGATCAAGTTCTCTCTGCTCTATTAAAGCTTGTTGCAGACATCATTAAGCCATCAATAGGAGAGTTTACTACTCCAAGTCCTGTTCTAGTAAACAATGATAG GTACATGCCGTTTTTTGAAGACTGCATTGGTGCTTTGGACGGAACTCACTTACCTGTTCGTCCTCCGTCTGATAATCCGGAACCGTACAGAGGCAGGAAAGGAGAACTGACAATCAATGTTCTCGCAATATGCAATCTGAAAATGCAATTCATCTACGCATACGTGGGAGTTCCTGGTAGAGCTCATGACACGAAAGTTCTTACACATTGTGCGACACATGAACCCTTCTTCCCTCATCCACCAGATGGTAAGTACTATCTAGTTGATTCCGGTTATCCAACTAGAACCAGTTATCTAGGTCCGCATTGTAGAACTAGGTATCATCTTGACCAGTTTGCTAGGGGAGGACCACCAACAAACTCTAGAGAACTGTTTAACCGGAGGCATGCTAGTTTACGTTCTGTGATTGAAAGAACATTTGGTGTTTGGAAAGCGAAGTGGAGGATTTTAGATAGAAAACATCCGAAGTATGATGTTATAAAGTGGGTGAAGATTGTGACAGCAACTATGGCACTTCACAATTTTATTCGAGATTCATCTGATGAAGACTGTGATTTCACTTATTGGGAAACAATAAATGAGTATGAACATCATGGTGACCAAGCAGTAGAAGAGCTTGAGCATACTCCATACCTTCCATCTGGTGATAGAGCAATGGATATTCGACGTGATGCAATCACTGAAAGGATAGCAAGAGGAAGCCGACTTCCATATTAG
- the LOC106373987 gene encoding uncharacterized protein LOC106373987 isoform X2 encodes MDLLEEEELMYHMPEDVYGVTNLPPLPRQMLRTNKGGGWRRVQRLMFESDKQCFDILRMNQGTFKNLCFMLRQYYKLEESQNVYHEESVAMFVEMVAQDLTVRALAERYQRSVDTVDRKLDQVLSALLKLVADIIKPSIGEFTTPSPVLVNNDRYMPFFEDCIGALDGTHLPVRPPSDNPEPYRGRKGELTINVLAICNLKMQFIYAYVGVPGRAHDTKVLTHCATHEPFFPHPPDGKYYLVDSGYPTRTSYLGPHCRTRYHLDQFARGGPPTNSRELFNRRHASLRSVIERTFGVWKAKWRILDRKHPKYDVIKWVKIVTATMALHNFIRDSSDEDCDFTYWETINEYEHHGDQAVEELEHTPYLPSGDRAMDIRRDAITERIARGSRLPY; translated from the exons ATGGATTTGTTAGAAGAGGAAGAGCTCATGTATCATATGCCAGAAGATGTTTATGGAGTTACAaatcttcctcctcttcctcgaCAAATGCTCAGAACAAACAAAGGTGGAGGTTGGCGCCGTGTTCAGCGCCTCATGTTTGAGAGTGACAAGCAATGTTTTGACATCTTAAGGATGAATCAAGGTACTTTTAAGAATTTGTGCTTTATGCTTCGACAATACTACAAACTTGAAGAATCACAAAACGTCTATCATGAAGAGAGTGTGGCAATGTTTGTTGAAATGGTTGCACAAGATTTAACAGTTCGAGCTTTAGCTGAGAGATATCAACGTTCAGTAGATACGGTGGATAGAAAACTAGATCAAGTTCTCTCTGCTCTATTAAAGCTTGTTGCAGACATCATTAAGCCATCAATAGGAGAGTTTACTACTCCAAGTCCTGTTCTAGTAAACAATGATAG GTACATGCCGTTTTTTGAAGACTGCATTGGTGCTTTGGACGGAACTCACTTACCTGTTCGTCCTCCGTCTGATAATCCGGAACCGTACAGAGGCAGGAAAGGAGAACTGACAATCAATGTTCTCGCAATATGCAATCTGAAAATGCAATTCATCTACGCATACGTGGGAGTTCCTGGTAGAGCTCATGACACGAAAGTTCTTACACATTGTGCGACACATGAACCCTTCTTCCCTCATCCACCAGATGGTAAGTACTATCTAGTTGATTCCGGTTATCCAACTAGAACCAGTTATCTAGGTCCGCATTGTAGAACTAGGTATCATCTTGACCAGTTTGCTAGGGGAGGACCACCAACAAACTCTAGAGAACTGTTTAACCGGAGGCATGCTAGTTTACGTTCTGTGATTGAAAGAACATTTGGTGTTTGGAAAGCGAAGTGGAGGATTTTAGATAGAAAACATCCGAAGTATGATGTTATAAAGTGGGTGAAGATTGTGACAGCAACTATGGCACTTCACAATTTTATTCGAGATTCATCTGATGAAGACTGTGATTTCACTTATTGGGAAACAATAAATGAGTATGAACATCATGGTGACCAAGCAGTAGAAGAGCTTGAGCATACTCCATACCTTCCATCTGGTGATAGAGCAATGGATATTCGACGTGATGCAATCACTGAAAGGATAGCAAGAGGAAGCCGACTTCCATATTAG